Genomic window (Poecile atricapillus isolate bPoeAtr1 chromosome 10, bPoeAtr1.hap1, whole genome shotgun sequence):
GTAAAGGTTTTAGATAAAGCAACTGTAAGTTTGGGGGAAGAGGGCATTTCCTTGTTCTAAGCTAAATTTCTAATGAAAGAATGATGCTGCTTAAAAGAATGAGTTTTCATAGGCAGAAACTATTTTGTATATTAAATTTGAAATAGAACAAATGAACTTTTTTATTTAGTATGATTTTTATTACTGACAAAATAATTGATAGTGCTataacaaaagcattttttctgttgtggAAATTGTCTGATATTTCATATGTACATATTTCTCTTGCTTTTAAGAGAGATTGGATTAGTCAGTGTTGTGCATTGATGTGCTTAGTGCATTTCTGGACTGAGTTTTTACATAAGTaaataacttcttttttctttatgcaaGTAAGCAGGTATAATCTGTTTTCACTTAGAAGTACTAAATACAGGCTTGTCTAAGTAGGTGGTGGTATGTCTTGCAAAAAATAGATTAATTCCATTATAATTTCATACCTTTTGCTAATTGTAGGAGTATGTAAGACTATTGGGGTATCTAAGTCATGTTATTATAGAGAGAGGTAATTTGGCAATCATTCAGGTGGAGATATCTCAGAGTACTCTCCATATCTTGTACTTCTTGATTGAAGTTCATTTTGGTGAGGAAGTGGTGACCCCAGTGACACGAATTGGGACATTTCTGATGTCTCCAGGAccatttctctgtgtttctccAGTGTTTGTCTCCCTCTGGTGTCTGTGGTTCCCACCAGAGCTGAGCAGCTGCAACAGCAACTCACCCAAACCAATCTGAAATAAATCACCTGGAAGGTGAAGCATTAAGTTCTGTTCAGCAGGACAGTAAATTGAAAATAGCATTTATGAGTTAGAAAAGCAAACTTTATGTAAACAGATTGGGAGGATGAGTGAGTTCATAAATAGGAGTCCTGATTTCTCTGCCTACCTCCTCTCTATAAATTCACGAAAAATTTCAGGTTTACTGGTGCATATAAGTTATAAATGAAAACAAGTGTGTCTTGGAAATCTGTATTGACTTACTGTATCTTTCTTTTGCAGGTACCTATTATTAAACTGACAGATTCCTTCACTGAAGTAAAAGTTGATATAAGCTTTAATGTACAGAATGGGGTTAAAGCAGCCCAGCTCATCAAAGATTTTATCAAGGTTAGGCAACACAATCATGGAACTACACGCTGataacttatttttattttctgttttactttGGCTGCATTCTTACTAGAGATACACTTTTACTCTGTTGTTTTCTGTTGTCTGGTAATGCTGAGGGATGTTACTAAGCTTTAGATATATTGCCTTAAAAGGCATGAAGATACTAAAATAGAAGAACAAAACGTGGAGTAGTTTTAATGGTACAATGATTAAGGAAAATGCACTAATCCCTGTTTTAAGTGTTCCGGTCTTTTAACTGCAGTTCATTGAACTACACACTTCTGAATTTCAATATTCTTCTTATAGTCTTCTCATATAGACTTCTATGATAGTCTTCTCATGAAAGCCTGAAGgtgtttttgtgtgtgaaagCATAGAAAAGCAAGTTGTCTGAGTTACTTGTGACCCTTTGGCCTTGGGTCAGGGGGTGAGAGGGGTCTGTGCCcctgaggatggagcaggagctgtgtgtggcagcaggagcaaggCTGCAGGGCCATGGTACCCCTGGCCCGAAGAGCAGAGCAGGTCTGGTGCCAGTAGCTGGGGTCAGCTCCCAGTCTGGCCAGTGCCCAGCAGACAGGCAGCCAGTGAGGATGTCGAGGCTGTGGGCAGGATCAGCACCAGTGCGGGCCGGCGTGGCTGGGGCTGACAGCgcagggagcagctgagatGGGAAGCACTCTGAGCAGAGTGGAGGCACTCCCAGCAAGGTTTCCCACACGCTGCTTTCCCACGGGGCTGTTTTCCCAGCAGGCTGAGCCAAGGCTGTGCAGCTGTGCCACACCACAGCTGGCCTTGAGCACGGACAGCTGGGGAAGAGGTggcacagtgctgctgtggaGGGTCCTTTGTTTGACTTGGAGAAAACTTGGTGTGTTCTTGCCAAGTGATTTCATTGGTGTTCTTGAGGCACTCTGTATAAAGCACTTGCAGGGCGTTCTCTTGCCTCTTATTTTGTCCCACGTAACTTCAATACTTAACTAAGATATCGTATTTAGCATTAGGCTTGGAAATGCCTCTTTCTCTTCATCCAGGTTATTTAGGAAGTCTGAGGCAGTTGGAGCCTTAATTAAAAGAGTATAcagttttctgagaaaaatcCCATCTTTAAATTTTGTTATATTCAACAGTTCAGCTTGTGACTGGAGTTCTTAATAGTTCAAAATCTTCAGTTAGATAGTTAGGGATCTTCAGTTAAGTAGCGCTCCCAATATTCACTCTAAGGCTCATGCAGAGAAGTTCTTAGCAAagttcttctttcccttttatcTTTTTGCAGTCACGGACATCGTGACCCACATTTCATCTGTAGGAACTTTTTGGCTCTGTGATAAAAGCAGTGGTAGTATTGAGCCTCTTTTGCCCCTCCCCTGTGGGGGGTGTACAGAGTGCAGGCATAGCCCAGCCTCCACTGCTGTCCCAAAGGTCTTTGTTCTCCACACCTCTTAGGGGAATCCATGCAGAAAAACCCATTAAAGGACTAGTTACCCAAAAGTATTTCACTTATTTGAAAATGTTACCTGTGTGTAGTAATTTTGAAGGGCTTTCTTTAACTCTGGCCATCTCAAGTACTAGCAGGACAGAAATCTCAGTGCATTTTGAGCTACCCCTCAGTTATAGCAAGAAGGTTTGGTTACAGATGTTGATATAACCACAGTTCTTCCTTTGCTATGCTTTTCACTTGTATGAGAAAAGCAagtgtgtgtgtaaatatatatatatatatatattttcaacccaaatacttcatatttttatgATCTAATaactttttcctgttgtttATACCTGCCACCAGAGTCTAACAGGTAAAATATGTGTTGATCACAGGCAGGGCATTGACTGTTACTAAAAACGATAGGTTGTATCTATAGTTAGCTTTAAGATAAAATATAATAAGACAGATAGTTTCAGTATGCTCTCTTAGCATCCATTGTATGCATGAATCACAGTATTGTAacagctttgtttttctctttcagaaatatCCGGTGTTACCATTTCTAGTTTTAGTACTGAAACAGTTCCTGCTGCAGAGGGACCTTAATGAAGTATTTACAGGTGGAATTGGTTCTTATAGTCTCTTTTTAATGGCTGTCAGTTTCCTTCAGGTAAGTTCAGTGGAATCGTTCAATGCCATTGGTGCATAAGGACATGACCTTAAGGAATTTGATCAACCcttaaatttaataatttaagctatcatttttttggggttgcatccccttttcatttaaaattagaTAGGTCCCACCTGTcctgttctttctctgatgCTGATACTTTTGGTACCAAAGATGTTTGGAACGTCTGTTGGTGTACCAGTGCCAGGCACTGATACATATGATTTTGATACACATGATATGACATGTGTCATTCATGGTAAAACAATTTGAGTATTGTATAACTTGTTTGGAACAAGTTCCATAAGGTTGGTGTTATCTGCAGCTGTCCTTTATAACACTTGGTCTCCAGGTCATACACCCTGTATGTGCTTTCACAAATGCAGTGTAATCTTGGTTCTCTGGGTTTCTAAGCTGATATCAAGCAAACAGGTTTTACAACTTTCTCTTGAATCTAATAGAACACAATGCATGAGCTAAGTCGGTATTGTTGTGCCTGGGGGAGggaaataccagaaaaatatgAAGTAGCTGATTTCTGGCTGTATCAGCCCTGTTCTTTTACCTGAACTAAATGTTATGTGTAACTGTGTTGGCAAGTATATGTCCATCCTTTTCCAGACTGTAATTACTCTAAAACCTGAGCCTGGAACTGGAGCTCAGGGTTTGCTAAGTGCCTTTGCAGTTCCCTGCTGagcacaaaagaaataaaggcaaCATACATATAGTTGAAAACCAAAATCTTTCCGAgtccatttttttcttacattgaGTAACAGCACTTCCAtcttctcattaaaaaaaaaaaaaaaaattaaaaaatcaggtTTCATATCTTACAAttctgagctggttttgttcAGAGTCTGTCAGGCTGCTTACTTAACAGCAGAGGGGATCCTGTGCTGTGTACATCAGAAGTCTGTATTTGTATTGCAGACCAGGTTTAGTGAGATGCAGATATCTGCTTTTTCACAAGAACCCTGCCATTCGTGCTGGAAGTTCACTTATTGGACTAAAAGTTCAAATGCAAAAAGATTAGTGCTTGGCAGCCTTTTTTTAAAGAGgtaattattttataaagctTCTCATAGCATCTTCTTTTAAAGATGCAAAGCTGCTATATCAAGGGAAAATACTATATATTCAGACATatctgtttattatttattactgtatttagaaatgttttcttttaaaaagataaTAACTTGAAGACTtaaaagaatgatttttttttctctcttcttaaTAGCTGCATCCCAGGGAAGATGCCTGTATGCCCAATGCCAACTATGGTGTTCTTTTAATAGAGTTTTTTGAATTATATGGACGTCACTTCAATTATCTGAAGACTGGAATCCGAATAAAGGATGGTGGCTCTTATGTTGCCAAGGATGAAGTGCAGAAAAGCATGTTGGATGGCTACAGACCATCAATGCTGTACATTGAGGATCCATTACAGCCAGGTACCCTCAGAAACCAAAATGGAATAACAGTACTGTTAAATGTTTAATAGATGTACTGCaggatttgttttcttcatgtattGTGCTTTTACCCAGAGGATTGCTGGTTTGGACTTCTTTACATCTAAATATCTGTAGATCTTTTAAGctctttcaaatatttatgcTTTATGCTAATCCTGTTCTGCAAGAGATGGCTGCAGTTGGTTGGGACTTAAGggcaatttttaaaacaaattactgTCCCCTGCCTGAAGGGTGATAACCACAGTTTCAACCTTActcatttatttatattcttaTTTTAAGGTAATGATGTTGGGAGGAGTTCCTATGGTGCCATGCAAGTGAAGCAGGCTTTTGATTATGCCTATGTTGTTCTGAGCCATGCGGTTTCCCCAATAGCTAAATATTATCCTAACAACGAAACAGAAAGGTAAAGGACCTGAGTCTAAATCTCAGACATTCATTGCTTCTATTTTTCTGTGTCTAAAAATGAATTGTGGTGatggtgttggttttttttcctgatttgcAGTATATTAGGGAGAATAATTAGAGTAACACAAGAAGTGGCCACGTACAGAGACTGGATATCCAAGCAGTGGGGAATGCAAAGCAGAACGGAATCTTCATGTAATGGTGAGTTTTGACTCAGCAGGGATGAGGGGGGAAACTTCTGGCACATTTTGCTTATATagattttgttgttgcttttgcCTCACATAAGTCAATGTATGCATCTTAATagcaatttcctttttttgttcagtATTCCTGTCTTTTCATCCAGAAAAGTCAGATTTGTACAAGAATAAAATGTCCCCATCTTTATTGTATTGCGATAGATTTGGTCAGTAGAGAGGTCTGTAAAGAGTGCTGCCTTCCAAAAACAGACTTTGGAAAAATCTTCCTATTTAAATTATCATATTGTCAGTGTCACACTTCCTTTATCCTTTAAATATGGACTATGTTTAAACACGAATTACTGGGCATGCTAGTTTAAATCTGAATCcttaaaattctgcattttaaattttcattttaaaatctaaCATACCGTATGTGTAAGGAAGCTATACTTAAGCCAGGATTCGCTATATAAGTGGAATAAGTCTTTTAATCAGAAAAGTCCTGAAATATCAATCATGATCTTGTTTTTAACAaatgaaaacacacaaaatctAGCCAGAGAACTTGGTGACAATGCCCTTTTGAATCACCTTTAATCCATTGCCCATCTTCTGACTCTGGCAACCAGTTCCACTCTCTTCGGTGCAGGTGTATCTGCTATCTGGGAAGTTTTcaaactaaaattaattttaatactcTCCAGTTAATTTTAGAATGTTCCCTATCAGAAGTGTTCTCCTGTTAGCAATTAATCAGAGAAGATGTTGCAAGGACCCATTCTTCTGGCTAGGCTGGGATTTTGTTTACCTGTTTGAGCTTGTGTTAGTGATTTGTCAGCTGAATGTGCTGTGTGCCACTGGAGCTGTCAGCCCTGGtggccctgctgtccccaggcatGGCAAACAGCCGGTGCTCAGTGCCAGGAGCTCCCATCACCTCCCTTTTAACTGCCTATGTGCATGGACATTATGTAAATCTCTACCTCTTAAGTGTTGTCCTTGAGATAAAGCAGcaatcaaaaaaagaaaaataaccccaTATTAGGAAGGTAATGGTGACAGTAACAGTGGTTGTCTTGTTGATTTAGTCCGGATTTAAAttccaattcttttttttttttaagacagagCTTAGTGAGATATGAGAGTTCTGTATCTTGAATTTTCAGTGTAGGAAATCCTACAAAGCAATGAGGCTTATTTGGAGTTCTTCTGATTCTAGCAAtatcagcagaagaaaaattggAGCTGCTGAGTATTGGGCATATAGGAACAGAATTTAAATGTATTTGAGTGCTGTTGAAGTGTGGCATGAAACAATCTACAGCAGCACATCTGAACTTTGTTACTGCCTTCTTCCATGCCTTCTGTCCCTAATTTCCATCTCAAACCGTGGGCAATGCTCAGTGCATTAATGGATCCTATCAGGAAGCCACCAGCCCTCTGAGAGGTGCTGGCCTGCAGTGCACACACGCAGATGCGCTCACGTATGTCTGCATGGATTTAGGGTGTGGATGTGTGCAGATGTCTGTGCATGTCCTGTGGGATGTAACACGTATTTTCTATCTTAGTGGCTATATCAGAAAACTCCAAGCCAacatatttttgcatttaaatgtgTGGTGatgcttctggttttttttcactaggTAATGGAGTAACCTTGATAGTAGATACTCAGCAGCTGGACAAATGCAACAATAATCTTGCTGAAGAGAATGAAGCACTGGGAAAACCTAGAAATAAAACTTCAGAAACACTTAGTAAACATTCTTCAAATTCTTCATCAGGTCctttatcatcatcatcatccacaCTGTCCAGCTCTAGTGATGTAGTAAGTACTGGAACTTTTCtgactttgctttttaaaatttctttggatttttttccctctgatttaTATTGtcacaaaatacattttgggAGCTCACAATCCTAATCAGTTAATTCATCCAGAATCCTAACTTGCATAAGATGATAACTCTTATGCAATTTCTACACATAAAAGTTGCAGTGTGTTTTTGACACAATGCATGTAGAAAATGAATATAAGTTCCACAGCCCTCTTTTCTTTGggaaaactgtatttcaaaagTAAAACAGACTGATAGTcacatgctttaaaaaacagGCCAAAagctttgagaaaaaaatctgtttgggaattctatttaaaaaataaaagggaaatcTCAAAATCACatcaatacatttttaaatctgttttactCGATAAGAATTTTGGATTGAAAGAATTTTAATATCTAGTAAAATAAACAAGTTTTCAGTTTTGTCCACtgttaactttatttttaaaggaaaattcaCTTTTAGAAATACTCACTCTTAAGAAAAACTCACTAATCCTTTACATTTTCCTGAAGGATTCTGATGGAACACCTTGCAAAACCTCTAAACAGTTGAGTTGTCGTCAGTCTACCACAAACAGAGTGGGGTCACAAGAAGTGTCACTGGAATCCTCCCAGTCAAGtgggaaaacacaaaatagCCAAACAGCCAATACATCCAGCAACACGAACAAATCTCAGGTTTGTGAAATgtttgaaaacaacaaaaactgtGTAGATTATTTGAATATTACACTTATCTCCCATGGAAGGGTAACTTGTTCTGGAAAGGGAACACTGCATTTTTCACCTCCCTTTTGCCCCATTAAAAAGCTTCCAGCACTGATTGTACCTAAAGCCACCTGGTTCTCTGTTAGGCTTGCACAGATGAATTTGCCACTGCGGCTTTCTCAGCTTTAAAGCAGATGAAATTGgtctgattttattttgggaCACCAAATTCACCAGAGGTATACAGCTGTGTCACACCCATTTCCTCCTTTGCAAAAAGCACGTCAGTCCAGTTTTGATTGCAAAATTTGAGAAATGAGGCATGCCTACGCTCAGTGAAAGCAGTTagcaaaaatgtgtttaaagcacatttaaaaCTGGCTCCTCTTTTAGCTGTTGATACTTGTTGGTCTGTCTTCCAGTAAGGGAGGTGAAGATTCTTCGCTGATACATGACAttccccctcattttccccTATAGCCAAACATCCATATGATGACACCTATCAGAGCTTATGCATTTAGGAGATTTCCCACACTGAGGAATGCTTCTATGGCAAGTCAGTATTCTGGAAATATTCTATGCCTCTATATATAGTCTGCCCTGAATATATGCAGTTTAAATTCTTGcacttttttcagaaattagaTCTTTTATGTTTGAAACATAGTCCAGAGCATTCTGGAACActtttcctgaaaataattctgaagaCATTCCTCTTATTTGCTGATGATCTGTCTTCTAACAAGAGAATTCACACACCTGGCCTTGGCTATGCCATGAGTGTGTTGTTTGTGTTATAGGGCAGAGCTAATTCCAGGCTGGAACGTGCATGTCCATGATCTGACGTACCCCGTCTCTGAAAAGATGTGGCATAAGATTAGTCCTGGATCAGATTTGAGCAATCTTTCTGTGTTGTCTTGGATTACGGACATTTCTGTAAAATACCTTTTTACTTTGCAAAATTCCTTGTGCTCCGTTCCTCTCTCTGGACCTGTTTGGGGCTAGAGATGAACATTTGTTTGCAGCCACCCACGTGGGAGAttggcagtgctgtgctgctgtctcaGCAATGCCCAGGTTTCTTCTGCCATAGCAAGTTTTTCAAGTATGCTGTTTTCAGAAGTGCTCATTATCCAGAAGCAGGGATATGTTATTGCCATGCTTTATTCCCAGTAGCACGGATTTACCATGTTCTCTTTCCTCCACAGCATGGATCTGCACGGTTATTTCGTTCTTCTAACAAAGGCTTCCAAGGTCCAGCAAACTCAAGCCATGGTACCTCAGTCACAAACAAACAGCACCAAGGCAGCAAATCACACCATCAGTTTTTCCACGGCAAAAAGAGGAAACACAAGAGGGATGCAGCCCTGTCAGACCTTTGTAGATAGTTGCCTACTTTATGACTGTTCTTCTGTGTGCAATGATCTCATGCTACAGGATAGTTTGATAGTGACTCCTTGGATCTCTTCTGGAGCTTCAGACTGTTCAGACATAGATTagcaactgcatttttttttcccagctcgCCACGGAACGGAACATGAAGATTGatcactgcaaaaaaaaaaggaaaaaaaaaaaaaaaaaaaagaaaaaaatggaaaaaaaaaggaaaaaataatttttttaaaaagaggaaaaaggctGCTCATTTGATAAGTCATATGCTACAACAGGGTCATTTAGGATATAAAAGCTtgaatgtaaaataaatgtatttcccATCAGCTCATGCTGACCTGTAGAGATAGTACTCAGTGTGTCTAGGGGGTGgtaacaaacaaataaaacacaaaaaataggaaaaaaaaggcaaaaaattgtattttgagGGAAACCCAGCCTTTAAAGGTGAAAGTAATTTGTGcatgattttttaattatttttgcataTACTTACCATTTTATTGTGTATATATAGATGACCATATAGGAAAACTGACATTTGTAATAGTGGATTTGTTAATACTTTTTACATAACATTACTGTTTAAATTGTAAACATAAATTTTTCTCAGGATTAGTTTGGAAAATAATCTGAATTGTCATCTTAACATCCATATAAAGAGACATTACTAGTTATATTGCtcagaatttcttttcttgGCATTTGGAAGATCTTATAGAACTTTTGATCTGCAAAAGCTGTTCCTCTGAAAGAAAGGTTTATGGTGGCAAATGAAGATTTTCATTTGTATAAAATGTACATGTACTTTGTGTAGACACGGAGCTTGTCATCTCTGAGAAGTAACCTTCACCTTGTTTTCTAGAGTGCCATCATTTCAGGCAATGGGGTTTTATAGTTGcatcttctcttcctccccttaGTGGTCTTCCCTCGACCCTTCcttctttgttttaaagaaacaacaaaaggCCACtcggggttttttgggggtgttttggttaggtttttttgttgttgttgggtattttttgttttatttttttttgattgatGGTGgtgattgttttctttttttttttttttttttctttttgtttgttttaaaaagacaaaacaccaaaactcaGTTTGTTACAGATATTTGCATTCCTGGGCTGCTTTAATCCCATGCCTCCTTGTTTGTGCCTTTCCTCCCCCTTCCaggtctgggtttttttgtcttttatattTTTGCTAACTCCTGTAGGAGATGATAACTGTTGAAGCTTTAAGTAAATTTTacaattaaagtatttttttctcactccCCTCTTAggcatttttatatttacacttaattattaaaaaaaacaaaacaatttcaaataatgaaatataCTTTATATTGCCTTAAAGACCCGAACCTTTCATATGTCATAATATTTCTTCATTGACCTAGTTCTCATTTCATTGAAACTCCACCTGTGTGTGGTTCAGTCACATTACAAGTCTAGGTTGCAGTACCTTTGATGCCATGAATGcgaatgaaatggaaaattgcACTCACAGGCGTAGTTTGGAACAGGAGTTGGGACACTTCAGTGGTAGAGAGTTAAGTGGCATTTACTTTCACATATTTCTGTAAAGAGGAAAGTCTGTACTTGGCGTACGTGGCTGTCTTAAATGCAGCAGTTCTGAGATGATGCTTTTATAAAATGTACTGTTAGCTTTGAGAAACTTTTTATATGCATTTACAGAATACTACAGACCAACCTGACCTTTATGGGCACTAATGAGTGcaatgatttttaaagaaaaatgagacCAGAACCGATGTCATCACTGAaattaataaacattttcaatGTGTTAAAGTGTTTTacttcaaaaaggaaaatatatatatatattccaaaaatacagaaagtcATAACATTTACTCCAACACTAAGCTTAAGTGATGTTaatttgacaatttttttttaatttttagagtcatattttaatttgatcAGATAATTTTATCAAGATGTTCAGCTTTTCTTCATAGAAACTAGTAAA
Coding sequences:
- the TENT4B gene encoding terminal nucleotidyltransferase 4B; protein product: MDPRIAWFQPEQLGPSNRLWMQIWETTQGVRNLYFQQQQQQQEQQQQQQQQQQQQQQSAPAAAGPASPPGMYRAPRADPPPDFLPLESANNPHSRGHRQASPPPGAAAWARPARGAPPAAAAAASNKRKRDNKASTFGLNYSLLLGRAPAPADEPAARAQPGLAEPLYTGTPWKKRNYSQGVVGLHEEIIDFYKYMSPRPEEERMRMEVVNRIENVIKELWPNADVQIFGSFKTGLYLPTSDIDLVVFGKWETLPLWTLEEALRKHNVADENSVKVLDKATVPIIKLTDSFTEVKVDISFNVQNGVKAAQLIKDFIKKYPVLPFLVLVLKQFLLQRDLNEVFTGGIGSYSLFLMAVSFLQLHPREDACMPNANYGVLLIEFFELYGRHFNYLKTGIRIKDGGSYVAKDEVQKSMLDGYRPSMLYIEDPLQPGNDVGRSSYGAMQVKQAFDYAYVVLSHAVSPIAKYYPNNETESILGRIIRVTQEVATYRDWISKQWGMQSRTESSCNGNGVTLIVDTQQLDKCNNNLAEENEALGKPRNKTSETLSKHSSNSSSGPLSSSSSTLSSSSDVDSDGTPCKTSKQLSCRQSTTNRVGSQEVSLESSQSSGKTQNSQTANTSSNTNKSQHGSARLFRSSNKGFQGPANSSHGTSVTNKQHQGSKSHHQFFHGKKRKHKRDAALSDLCR